A section of the Styela clava chromosome 9, kaStyClav1.hap1.2, whole genome shotgun sequence genome encodes:
- the LOC144427335 gene encoding uncharacterized protein LOC144427335 isoform X1, protein MVIMSMISIVELLLLFSSIALITNASQLQKSCISEGMEIDAGKLSKTTWYSGLMKQRLRSLVPDSLISRLQKLDSKLFQRKMGPEFIHLEHGEEMNGLANEAVSNMDNLLDNAAIVFLSDYENYFAALLCPLDKDHQVIRGFFPSPNPTL, encoded by the exons atggtcataatgagcatgatttcaattgttgaattactCTTACTATTTTCATCAATTGCActgataacaaatgcaagtcagttacagaaaagctgtatttcagagggcatggaaatcgatgctggaaag ttatcaaaaaCTACGTGGTATTCTGGACTGATGAAACAACGTCTAAGGTCTCTTGTGCCTGATTCACTAATATCACGTCTACAGAAACTGGATTCCAAGctgtttcaaaggaaaatgggtccag AATTTATTCACCTCGAGCACGGAGAGGAAATGAACGGACTTGCGAATGAAGCGGTGTCAAATATGg acaaccttttagacaatgcagctatagtttttctttctgactatgaaaattattttgcggctttgttatgtccactcgacaaag ATCATCAGGTGATTCGTGGATTTTTTCCAAGTCCAAATCCAACTTTGTGA
- the LOC144427335 gene encoding uncharacterized protein LOC144427335 isoform X2, with product MVIMSMISIVELLLLFSSIALITNASQLQKSCISEGMEIDAGKLSKTTWYSGLMKQRLRSLVPDSLISRLQKLDSKLFQRKMGPEFIHLEHGEEMNGLANEAVSNMDHQVIRGFFPSPNPTL from the exons atggtcataatgagcatgatttcaattgttgaattactCTTACTATTTTCATCAATTGCActgataacaaatgcaagtcagttacagaaaagctgtatttcagagggcatggaaatcgatgctggaaag ttatcaaaaaCTACGTGGTATTCTGGACTGATGAAACAACGTCTAAGGTCTCTTGTGCCTGATTCACTAATATCACGTCTACAGAAACTGGATTCCAAGctgtttcaaaggaaaatgggtccag AATTTATTCACCTCGAGCACGGAGAGGAAATGAACGGACTTGCGAATGAAGCGGTGTCAAATATGg ATCATCAGGTGATTCGTGGATTTTTTCCAAGTCCAAATCCAACTTTGTGA
- the LOC144427399 gene encoding uncharacterized protein LOC144427399: MRTLANLYFHFISFTNDKTLPIEEMFRRQNFPALEEAIQSMTTHEDGTLKAGLKVSVGNLLKLSAKVVKGSYLIGDDDSSADLIDKFVDVLELKWISIFGDAEYLLLQNRNHKQRDPGKLPDEDAVKKIRNYTVDKLQQIVNNQYDFFCPETFVFIQDLTVSRLTLFNARREGESCRLQMSDWCDAKTEKWIDSQRAKYVNDAEKKLLRTFKIMYQGGKGTNRMVPVLVPPDCDSALDMLANSEIRKDSDINIRNMFLFPSTKQSLDHCSGWHSVKNVVDAAGVNSHITAMRHRASTLYASLEIPEDQRLSVFQAHGTHRRYQ, translated from the coding sequence ATGCGTACACTTGCTAATCTATACTTCCATTTTATCTCTTTTACAAATGATAAAACTCTGCCAATTGAAGAGATGTTTCGCAGGCAGAATTTCCCTGCTTTAGAAGAGGCTATACAATCAATGACAACCCATGAAGATGGAACACTTAAGGCTGGTCTTAAAGTGAGTGtaggaaatttgctcaaattgTCTGCGAAGGTCGTCAAGGGAAGTTATTTAATTGGTGATGATGATTCTAGCGCAGATTTAATCGACAAGTTTGTTGACGTACTTGAACTAAAATGGATCAGCATATTTGGCGATGCTGAGTATTTACTGCTGCAAAACCGCAACCATAAGCAAAGAGATCCTGGTAAATTACCAGACGAAGACGCTGTGAAAAAAATACGAAACTACACTGTAGATAAATTGCAACAGATTGTGAATAATcagtatgattttttttgtccagaaacatttgtatttattcAGGACCTCACAGTCTCTAGACTCACTCTTTTTAATGCTCGACGAGAGGGTGAGTCATGTAGACTCCAAATGAGCGATTGGTGTGATGCCAAAACGGAGAAATGGATTGACTCTCAAAGAGCCAAATAtgttaatgacgctgaaaaaaAACTTCTTAGaacatttaaaataatgtaCCAAGGAGGAAAAGGCACCAACCGTATGGTACCTGTTTTGGTGCCACCCGATTGTGATTCAGCATTAGATATGCTTGCAAACTCCGAAATTCGAAAGGATTCTGACATCAATATTCGAAACATGTTCCTTTTCCCAAGCACAAAACAATCCCTAGATCATTGTAGCGGATGGCACAGTGTGAAAAATGTAGTTGATGCTGCTGGAGTAAATTCACATATCACAGCAATGCGCCATCGAGCTTCAACTTTATATGCCAGCTTGGAAATACCGGAAGATCAACGCCTAAGTGTTTTTCAAGCACATGGGACACACAGAAGATATCAATAA
- the LOC144427137 gene encoding uncharacterized protein LOC144427137, with amino-acid sequence MDDSLLGVEDSQQETPVRHAVQIRHYSHDTDSETEDAVISDYDSEFVPLSSTSSNSPYDLLMVISDRSRKRKSRKQRNEELKKKKSRSVLAYIVGNYEAS; translated from the exons ATGGATGACTCTCTACTTGGAGTTGAAG ATAGTCAACAAGAAACTCCTGTTCGACATGCAGTTCAGATCAGACACTACTCACACGATACAG ATTCAGAAACTGAAGATGCTGTTATCAGTGACTATGATAGTGAATTTGTGCCTCTGTCTTCCACATCTTCAAATTCGCCATATGATCTACTAATGGTCATTTCCGATAGATCAAGGAAAAGGAAATCCCGTAAGCAAAGAaatgaagaattgaaaaaaaaaaaaagccgaAGCGTCCTTGCTTATATTGTGGGAAACTACGAAGCCAGTTAA
- the LOC144427422 gene encoding galanin receptor 2b-like, which produces MDTTGAYESVNTFESSLESNTKDSDTFTWYSTEIFTPTQRIIFFSVFIILGLFGVFANGVIIFVITKNEKLKKSPFNILLVSLCISDFLSASNSSIQSYRLLWSLRAYTGPEFFCKLSHSVRVWTEYATVQHILIFSIVRLYAMKCPMRIKRVFTPSLATITAAVIWLEVFLTAAIFRYIFPTVYPVQPDSEYSGCIAVPPEWKEALKLHKFTVPFMFFLPMFGIIGCAVYLAVTIYRMRHCDISRTPSPNRLRNENKAILQVSLIVLSFLLGYLGNAVNRVLVSLPIYTFPLVSRSWFTFICNLLLRLSECLNPVFYSLGSDTLMKATKQIFSKKKLASVGGRNKKLQSPYNISGAVSRARISGT; this is translated from the exons ATGGATACAACCGGTGCATACGAAAGTGTGAACACCTTCGAAAGCAGTCTAGAATCCAATACAAAAGATTCAGATACCTTCACTTG GTATTCAACGGAGATATTTACTCCCACACAACGTATTATATTCTTTTCTGTATTTATCATTCTGGGTCTGTTTGGAGTATTTGCAAACGGGGTAATAATTTTTGTGATCACGAAGAATGAAAAGCTTAAAAA ATCTCCATTCAACATTCTTCTTGTGAGTCTTTGCATCTCGGATTTCCTTTCTGCTTCTAATAGTTCTATTCAGTCCTATAGGTTGTTATGGTCTTTGAGGGCATACACTGGACCAGAATTCTTTTGTAAG TTGTCTCATAGTGTTCGTGTTTGGACAGAATATGCTACAGTACAACATATCCTAATATTCAGCATTGTTCGTCTGTATGCGATGAAGTGTCCAATGCGTATCAAACGTGTGTTTACACCAAGCCTGGCAAcg ATTACGGCTGCTGTTATTTGGTTGGAAGTGTTCTTAACAGCAGCAATATTTCGCTATATATTTCCGACTGTTTATCCAGTACAACCAGATTCAGAATACTCGGGCTGCATTGCAGTGCCACCGGAATG GAAAGAAGCTTTAAAACTGCACAAATTCACGGTACCGTTCATGTTTTTCCTACCGATGTTCGGAATAATAGGTTGTGCAGTGTATCTTGCTGTAACAATTTACAGAATGCGCCATTGTGATA TTTCGAGAACACCAAGTCCCAACAGATTACGAAATGAAAACAAAGCTATCCTTCAGGTGTCGCTCATTGTTCTCTCATTTCTACTGGGATACCTAGGAAACGCTG TGAACAGAGTGCTTGTATCGTTGCCCATATACACATTTCCTCTGGTCTCAAGGAGTTGGTTTACATTTATTTGTAACCTGCTACTGAGATTGAGTGAATGTCTAAATCCGGTTTTCTACAGCCTTGGTTCTGA TACATTGATGAAGGCCACAAAGCAGATCTTCTCTAAAAAGAAACTTGCCTCAGTCGGAGGTAGAAACAAGAAACTACAATCTCCATACAACATATCAGGGGCAGTCTCGAGGGCCAGAATATCCGGAACGTAA